The following proteins are encoded in a genomic region of Tenacibaculum sp. 190524A05c:
- a CDS encoding alpha-2-macroglobulin family protein has translation MKKKSILFTMLILFSMISQAQNRYSAQWKKVLEFEKEALPKSALKVVEEIYKKAKKEKNAPQIIKSLVYKSKYTLNLEEDAQLKIINEFKEHIEKSTFPTKNVLQNMLANLYWQYFDENRWQFYNRTNTGKKVDKNDFRTWDLTTIFNEIHSYYQSSLKEKTQLQNINIRKFQDILVLEKNSETYRPSLYDLLAQNALVFYKTNETNITKPSYQFKLDNADFICDVNLFAKLKLETKDSLSLQFNALKIYQELTKFHLQKNNLEALTDVDLQRLAFVNDNATFFDKESVYLETLKSSESTYKNKQVGALYSLEIAKVFNIQTQKYIQNKNEKYRFKNKEALEICEQIQKNFPNSLAAKKAKVLITKIKQKSLSLQQEKHIPVNKYSRVLVTYNNIEKVYISIYKISHDKYYEIERIYDSKQKIKAINQLKKVTSFSTKLPNEFDYLSHSTEVVLPKLPQGTYLVVAGEKEQLNKKTIFGNSLVQSTDLTFITRNESDKTIYQVLNRNTGKPVPKATVRLLSKKDRYQNQTIDKTFITNKNGEFSFSPDSYYSRVKAIVTFNNDVAIFGDYYLRQNRVYNNNPRVQTRTFLFTDRSIYRPGQIVHFKGISLESLKEKSTIITDTYVEVVLKDVNYQEISKLKLRTNDFGSFSGKFTIPNTGLTGNFTIEAAINGKRDYHYISVEEYKRPKFETKFKPVKETYQLNSDVSITGFAKAYSGANITDAKVVYRVHRKVIYPRWCYWYYPYLNSQPQEITNGETTTNDKGEFTLTFKALPDDSVSKDKLPVFNYEVTADVTDLNGETRSSTTLVKVGYHSLLASINSNDVLDKNEPNQSISIATKNLNDEAVNANGTINIYKLNAPKNLIRKRPWKAPFYQTISKKKFDTKFPHDAYENEDNYINWTKGNEVFSKAFSTKNGSEEIKLSNLKRWKSGKYIIELTSRDKFNQIVTDKKYITLYSDKDKLPADNALVIVKTNKDSYQPGETAVITVASNSENVTVMLSVEKNQKIVDYYYLHLDKSNTTIKIPVTKEDVGGFGIHYHFVNYNAYKGESLLINVPHPKTDLEIITKTFRDKLQPGADETWSFTIKGAEKDKVSAELLASMYDASLDQFKAHNWEFNPIIKPRYSFSSFTTAQHSFGNHYFRILNNRRDYIDYPTLQYDQLNWFGFYFRDIRQYGFNGISKNTVELEEAVMVRGAAPAAKRNKSISGYVSVDSDNIAENESDLDEVIIVDNNNSTEKPKVDLGEVQIRKNLQETAFFFPQLSTDENGDVSFNFTMPEALTRWKLQLLAHAKNLHSATKTLETVTQKELMVVPNAPRFLREKDEITFSAKISNLTDKVLSGVSQLLLTNAITGKSIDVELSNTNSQQNFTVDAEGNTQVSWNLKIPESIEAVQYQVIAKAGSFSDGEQNVLPVLSNRMLVTETLPMWVRSNQTKTFTLDKLKNNKSNSLKHHKLSLEVTSNPVWYAVQALPYLMEYPYDCAEQTFARYYANSVASFIANSNLKIQAVFNQWKSSKALLSNLEKNQELKSLIIQETPWLRDAQSESEQKKRIALLFDLNTMKNERQKAFNKLQNLQMENGGFPWFKGSRYPNAYITNYIASGFGHLDKLGINKFDSNTRQMLSKAVQFLDGEIAERYERLLKQAKRIQQKDGDKAYRSYLEKQHIGYFDIQYLYMRSFYDNLPLSGTTKKAVDYYQNQAAKYWKSFNLSGKGWIALTQFRNGNETVANKILKSLKENSITSEELGMYWKENVAGWYWYQAPIETQALLIEAFSEIEDDTKTIDELKVWLLKNKQVSRWKTTKATSEAVYALLLQGSDWLSSSELVTIKMDNEVIDPTKLENSKIEAGTGYFKTSWSGSEITSEKASVTLTKKDEGIAWGGLYWQYFEDLNKITSAKTPLQLSKKLFKKVNSDTGKKLIALSDSELEVGDLVTVRIELKVDRDMEFIHMKDMRASAFEPVDVLSQYKWQDGLGYYQSTKDAATNFFFDRITKGVYVFEYDVRVNNKGNFSNGITTIQSMYAPEFSSHSEGVRVKIK, from the coding sequence ATGAAAAAAAAATCGATTTTATTTACTATGCTAATCTTATTTTCAATGATTTCTCAAGCTCAAAACAGATATTCTGCACAGTGGAAAAAAGTTTTAGAATTTGAGAAAGAAGCGCTACCAAAATCAGCGTTGAAAGTAGTAGAGGAAATTTATAAAAAAGCTAAAAAAGAGAAAAACGCTCCTCAGATTATTAAAAGTCTAGTATATAAAAGTAAATATACTCTCAATCTAGAAGAAGATGCTCAATTGAAGATTATAAATGAGTTTAAAGAACATATTGAAAAAAGCACATTCCCAACTAAAAATGTGTTACAAAATATGTTAGCCAATTTATATTGGCAGTATTTCGATGAAAACAGATGGCAATTTTACAATAGAACGAACACAGGTAAAAAAGTTGACAAAAATGATTTTAGAACTTGGGATTTAACGACAATTTTTAATGAAATTCATTCATACTATCAGAGTTCTTTAAAAGAAAAAACTCAATTACAGAATATAAATATCCGTAAGTTTCAAGACATTTTAGTTCTAGAGAAAAACTCAGAAACTTATCGTCCTTCTCTTTATGATTTATTAGCTCAGAATGCTTTGGTTTTCTATAAAACAAATGAGACCAACATTACCAAACCTTCATATCAATTTAAATTAGATAATGCTGATTTCATTTGTGATGTAAATCTATTTGCAAAGCTTAAACTAGAGACAAAAGATTCATTATCTCTACAATTTAATGCATTAAAAATTTATCAAGAACTAACAAAGTTTCATCTACAAAAAAACAACTTAGAAGCTTTAACCGATGTTGATTTACAACGTTTAGCTTTCGTTAATGATAACGCTACTTTTTTTGATAAGGAAAGTGTTTATCTAGAAACTTTAAAGTCTTCAGAAAGCACATATAAAAATAAACAAGTCGGAGCATTATATTCCTTGGAAATTGCAAAAGTCTTTAACATTCAAACTCAGAAGTACATTCAAAACAAAAACGAAAAATATCGTTTTAAGAATAAAGAAGCTCTTGAAATCTGTGAGCAAATTCAAAAGAACTTCCCAAACAGTTTAGCCGCTAAAAAAGCAAAAGTTTTAATTACAAAAATCAAGCAAAAAAGCCTTTCTCTTCAACAAGAAAAACATATTCCTGTAAACAAGTATTCTCGAGTATTAGTTACTTATAACAATATAGAAAAGGTATACATTTCTATTTATAAAATCTCACATGACAAATACTACGAGATTGAAAGAATCTATGATTCTAAACAGAAAATAAAAGCAATTAATCAACTAAAAAAAGTAACATCTTTTAGCACCAAGTTACCTAACGAATTTGATTATTTAAGTCACTCTACCGAAGTGGTATTACCTAAACTTCCACAAGGAACATATCTGGTTGTAGCTGGGGAAAAAGAGCAATTAAACAAGAAAACTATTTTTGGAAATTCGTTAGTTCAGTCTACTGATTTAACTTTTATTACTAGAAATGAATCTGATAAAACCATTTATCAAGTACTGAATAGAAATACAGGAAAGCCAGTACCAAAAGCTACCGTGAGATTACTCAGCAAAAAAGATAGATATCAAAATCAAACAATAGACAAAACCTTTATTACAAATAAAAACGGTGAGTTCTCTTTTAGTCCAGATTCTTATTATAGCCGCGTAAAAGCAATCGTTACATTCAATAACGATGTTGCTATTTTTGGTGATTATTATTTAAGGCAAAATCGAGTTTATAATAACAATCCAAGAGTTCAAACCAGAACTTTTTTATTCACAGATAGAAGTATTTATCGTCCTGGTCAAATCGTACATTTTAAAGGAATTTCTTTAGAGAGTTTAAAGGAAAAGTCAACTATAATTACTGATACTTATGTCGAAGTTGTTTTAAAAGATGTGAATTATCAAGAAATTTCAAAATTAAAACTAAGAACGAATGATTTTGGTTCATTTTCAGGAAAGTTCACCATTCCTAATACAGGATTAACGGGAAATTTCACTATTGAAGCCGCTATTAATGGGAAAAGAGATTATCATTACATTTCGGTTGAAGAATACAAACGACCAAAGTTTGAAACTAAATTTAAGCCTGTAAAGGAAACCTATCAATTGAATAGCGACGTATCAATAACTGGTTTTGCAAAAGCTTATTCTGGTGCAAATATTACTGATGCAAAAGTAGTGTATCGTGTACATCGAAAAGTTATTTATCCTAGATGGTGTTATTGGTATTATCCGTATTTAAATTCTCAACCTCAAGAAATCACAAACGGAGAAACTACAACTAATGATAAAGGTGAATTTACGTTGACATTTAAAGCACTTCCTGATGATAGTGTTTCAAAAGATAAACTTCCAGTTTTTAATTATGAAGTAACCGCTGATGTAACGGATTTAAATGGAGAAACTCGCTCATCAACAACACTTGTAAAAGTTGGATATCATAGTTTATTAGCTTCAATTAATAGTAATGATGTTTTAGATAAAAACGAACCGAATCAATCTATTTCTATAGCTACAAAAAACTTAAATGATGAAGCCGTAAATGCAAACGGAACAATTAACATTTATAAATTAAATGCTCCAAAGAACCTTATTAGAAAACGTCCATGGAAAGCACCTTTCTATCAAACCATTTCTAAAAAAAAGTTTGACACTAAATTCCCACATGATGCTTATGAAAATGAAGACAACTATATCAATTGGACAAAAGGAAATGAAGTCTTTTCAAAGGCATTTTCAACTAAGAATGGTTCAGAAGAGATTAAACTTTCAAATTTAAAAAGATGGAAATCTGGAAAATATATTATCGAATTAACATCCAGAGATAAATTCAATCAAATAGTAACGGACAAGAAATATATTACGCTATATAGTGATAAAGATAAATTACCAGCTGACAATGCCTTAGTAATAGTAAAAACAAATAAAGACTCTTATCAGCCGGGAGAAACAGCAGTAATTACCGTAGCTTCGAATTCAGAAAATGTTACCGTAATGCTTTCTGTTGAAAAGAATCAAAAGATTGTTGACTACTATTATCTTCATCTAGATAAAAGTAATACAACTATAAAAATTCCTGTAACTAAAGAAGATGTCGGTGGTTTCGGAATCCATTATCATTTTGTGAATTACAATGCCTATAAAGGAGAATCGTTGCTAATTAATGTACCTCATCCAAAAACTGATTTAGAAATTATAACTAAAACGTTCAGAGATAAATTACAACCTGGGGCAGATGAAACTTGGAGTTTTACGATTAAAGGAGCGGAAAAAGATAAAGTTTCAGCAGAATTACTAGCAAGTATGTATGATGCTTCTCTCGATCAATTTAAAGCACACAATTGGGAATTTAATCCAATTATTAAGCCAAGATATAGCTTTAGCTCATTTACCACTGCTCAACACAGTTTTGGTAATCATTATTTTAGAATACTTAATAACAGAAGAGACTATATTGATTATCCAACTTTACAGTACGATCAGTTGAATTGGTTTGGATTTTATTTTAGAGATATTAGACAATACGGCTTTAATGGTATCAGTAAAAATACTGTCGAATTGGAAGAAGCTGTAATGGTAAGAGGAGCTGCTCCTGCGGCAAAAAGAAATAAGTCCATCTCTGGATATGTAAGCGTAGATTCGGATAACATAGCTGAAAACGAATCAGATTTAGATGAAGTTATAATTGTTGATAATAACAACTCAACTGAAAAGCCTAAAGTTGATTTAGGAGAAGTTCAAATCCGTAAAAATCTTCAAGAAACTGCATTTTTCTTTCCGCAATTATCAACAGACGAAAACGGAGATGTATCGTTTAATTTTACAATGCCGGAAGCACTAACACGATGGAAATTGCAATTATTAGCGCATGCTAAAAATTTACACTCTGCCACTAAAACTCTGGAAACGGTTACGCAAAAAGAGTTAATGGTAGTTCCAAATGCGCCACGTTTTTTAAGAGAAAAAGACGAAATTACATTTAGTGCTAAGATTAGTAATTTAACAGATAAAGTATTATCTGGAGTTAGTCAACTGTTACTTACAAATGCAATTACTGGTAAATCAATTGATGTTGAATTAAGCAATACAAATAGTCAGCAAAATTTCACGGTTGATGCAGAAGGAAATACTCAAGTATCTTGGAACTTAAAAATTCCTGAATCAATTGAAGCTGTTCAATACCAAGTTATTGCTAAAGCAGGAAGTTTTTCTGATGGAGAACAAAATGTTTTACCTGTACTTTCTAATAGAATGTTAGTTACAGAAACGTTACCAATGTGGGTGCGTTCCAACCAAACCAAAACATTTACGTTGGATAAATTGAAAAACAACAAATCTAATTCTCTAAAACACCATAAATTAAGTTTAGAAGTTACCTCAAACCCTGTTTGGTATGCTGTACAAGCACTACCCTATTTAATGGAATATCCTTATGACTGTGCCGAACAAACTTTTGCGAGATATTACGCAAATTCTGTAGCTAGCTTTATTGCGAATTCTAATCTTAAAATTCAAGCTGTATTTAATCAATGGAAATCGAGTAAAGCTTTATTGAGTAATTTGGAGAAAAACCAAGAGTTAAAATCTTTAATTATTCAAGAAACACCATGGTTAAGAGATGCTCAATCTGAAAGTGAACAAAAGAAACGTATTGCTTTATTATTTGATTTAAACACAATGAAGAATGAACGTCAAAAAGCATTTAATAAACTTCAAAATTTACAAATGGAGAATGGCGGATTCCCTTGGTTTAAAGGAAGTCGATATCCGAATGCATATATCACTAATTATATCGCCTCAGGTTTTGGACATTTAGACAAGTTAGGTATTAATAAGTTCGACTCAAATACACGTCAAATGCTCTCGAAAGCGGTTCAATTTTTAGATGGAGAAATAGCAGAAAGATATGAGCGATTATTAAAACAGGCCAAACGTATACAACAAAAAGATGGTGATAAAGCGTATCGTTCGTACCTAGAGAAACAACACATCGGTTACTTTGATATTCAATATTTATATATGCGTAGTTTTTATGACAATCTTCCTTTAAGTGGAACTACCAAAAAAGCTGTGGATTATTATCAAAATCAAGCAGCAAAATATTGGAAATCATTTAATTTATCAGGAAAAGGTTGGATTGCGCTAACTCAATTTAGAAATGGAAATGAAACAGTTGCCAATAAAATCTTGAAATCTTTAAAAGAGAATAGTATTACTTCAGAGGAATTAGGAATGTATTGGAAAGAGAATGTAGCAGGTTGGTACTGGTATCAAGCTCCGATTGAAACACAAGCATTACTAATAGAAGCTTTTTCTGAAATTGAAGATGACACCAAAACAATTGATGAGTTAAAAGTTTGGTTATTAAAAAACAAACAAGTTAGCCGTTGGAAAACAACAAAAGCCACTTCAGAAGCTGTTTACGCGTTGTTATTACAAGGTTCTGATTGGTTGAGTTCATCTGAATTAGTAACCATAAAAATGGATAATGAAGTCATCGATCCTACAAAATTGGAAAACTCTAAAATTGAAGCTGGGACTGGATATTTTAAAACTTCTTGGAGTGGTTCTGAAATCACTTCTGAAAAAGCTTCAGTTACCTTAACCAAAAAAGATGAAGGAATAGCTTGGGGCGGATTATACTGGCAATATTTTGAAGATTTAAATAAGATCACCTCTGCAAAAACTCCACTTCAATTATCTAAAAAACTATTTAAAAAGGTGAATTCTGACACCGGTAAAAAACTAATTGCACTTTCAGATTCAGAATTAGAAGTTGGAGATTTAGTTACGGTTCGTATTGAATTGAAAGTAGATAGAGATATGGAATTCATTCATATGAAAGATATGCGCGCTTCTGCTTTTGAACCTGTCGATGTTTTATCACAATACAAATGGCAAGATGGTTTAGGGTATTATCAGAGCACAAAAGATGCGGCAACAAACTTTTTCTTTGATCGTATTACAAAAGGTGTTTATGTTTTTGAATACGATGTACGCGTTAACAATAAAGGAAATTTCAGCAATGGAATTACAACAATTCAAAGTATGTATGCTCCTGAATTTAGCAGTCATTCTGAAGGTGTAAGAGTAAAAATCAAGTAA
- a CDS encoding UDP-N-acetylmuramate--L-alanine ligase, with protein sequence MKIHFIAIGGSAMHNLALALYQKGYQITGSDDTIHDPSKSRLAAKGLLPEEFGWFSEKITSDLDAVILGMHAKEDNPELLKAQELGLTIYSYPEFLYEQSKHKTRVVIGGSHGKTTITSMILHVLNYHEREVDYMVGAQLEGFDTMVHLTEENEFMVLEGDEYLSSPIDRRPKFHLYKPNIALLSGIAWDHINVFPTYENYVEQFSIFTDSLVHGGIMVYNEEDSEVKTVVEESNNSIKKYPYVTPDYFIEDGITYLNTPEGDLPLEVFGEHNLQNIAGAKWICQHMGIDEEDFYEAIASFSGASKRLEKIAESSSTVAFKDFAHSPSKVKATTQAVKSQYDNRNLIACLELHTYSSLNKEFLSEYKGALDAADKAVVFYSPHAVQIKRLEEISEQQIFDAFQREDLIVYTKPEDFKNFLFSEELNNSALLLMSSGNYGGLDFDEVKKLI encoded by the coding sequence ATGAAAATACACTTTATAGCCATAGGCGGAAGCGCAATGCACAACTTAGCATTAGCATTATACCAAAAAGGATACCAAATTACAGGAAGTGATGATACAATTCACGATCCTTCAAAATCAAGATTAGCAGCTAAAGGTTTGCTGCCTGAAGAATTTGGATGGTTTTCAGAAAAGATAACTAGTGATTTGGATGCCGTTATTTTAGGAATGCATGCTAAAGAAGATAACCCTGAGTTATTAAAGGCGCAAGAGTTAGGATTAACTATATATTCGTATCCAGAGTTTTTATACGAACAATCGAAACATAAAACTAGAGTTGTTATTGGCGGATCTCACGGAAAAACAACAATTACTTCGATGATATTGCATGTATTAAATTACCATGAGAGAGAAGTAGATTATATGGTTGGAGCTCAATTGGAAGGATTTGATACAATGGTTCATTTAACAGAAGAAAATGAATTTATGGTTTTAGAAGGTGATGAATATTTAAGTTCTCCGATTGATAGAAGACCAAAATTTCATTTATACAAACCAAATATTGCCTTATTAAGTGGGATTGCTTGGGATCATATTAATGTGTTTCCAACCTATGAGAATTATGTGGAACAGTTTTCAATCTTTACAGATTCTTTAGTCCATGGTGGAATTATGGTGTATAACGAGGAAGATTCAGAAGTTAAGACTGTTGTTGAAGAATCTAACAATTCGATTAAAAAATATCCATATGTAACTCCAGATTATTTTATTGAGGATGGAATTACGTATTTAAATACACCTGAAGGAGATTTACCTCTAGAAGTTTTTGGAGAACATAATTTACAGAACATAGCAGGAGCAAAGTGGATTTGTCAACATATGGGAATTGATGAAGAAGATTTTTATGAAGCTATTGCAAGCTTTAGTGGAGCAAGTAAACGACTAGAAAAAATTGCTGAATCGAGTTCTACAGTTGCTTTTAAAGACTTTGCACATTCACCTTCAAAAGTTAAAGCAACTACACAGGCGGTGAAAAGCCAGTATGACAATAGGAACTTGATTGCTTGTTTGGAATTACATACATATAGTAGTTTGAACAAAGAGTTTTTATCAGAATATAAAGGTGCATTAGATGCTGCTGATAAAGCTGTTGTATTTTATTCTCCGCATGCCGTTCAAATTAAAAGGTTAGAAGAAATTTCTGAACAACAGATTTTTGATGCTTTTCAGCGCGAAGATTTAATTGTATATACTAAACCAGAAGATTTTAAAAACTTTCTGTTTAGTGAAGAATTAAATAATTCTGCTTTATTACTTATGAGTTCTGGGAATTACGGAGGATTAGATTTTGATGAGGTCAAAAAGTTGATTTAA
- a CDS encoding prolyl oligopeptidase family serine peptidase, which produces MKRIFLCIIAIIGMSSNVKAQEDKYLWLEEVDGKKALEFVNEQSKKTEAKLTSSPYYKSIYDKSLEIYNSTDRIPYPSMYGDYVYNFWRDKDHVRGIWRRTQKSKYLNGEPEWETVLDIDALCKKDNKKWVYKGVSGLYPTFDRFLIRLSNGGGDAVVIREYDVNKKEFIKDGFYIPESKGNATYFDKNTLIVSSNFGEGTMTTSGYSNQIKLWKRGTYLKNAKLIFEGKRTDVLSTGIVFRDGDKKYIAAYRSKTFYTREINIWHKEKFVTLDIPENASFNALLNDQAVLNLKSDWTVNGKTYKQGSIISLNFPDLLEGKHTTSLIYQPNELSSVSGVSTTKNTLLLNVLNDVNGELYIYKFNNGKWNKEKVNAPKHGRLSVYSTDETSNNYLFSFENFLTPRTVYYANADNNTFKAFKSLPSYFNSEKYEIKQFKVKSTDGTMVPYFVVHAKNMAFDGSNPTLISAYGGFESSSLPFYSASYGANLLDNGFVFVLANIRGGGEYGPKWHQAGLKEKRQNIYDDFHSVAEDLIAKKITSPKHLGIRGGSNGGLLVGVAFTQRPDLYNAVICAVPLLDMKRYNKLLAGASWMGEYGNPDKPEEWAFIKKYSPYHNLKPNKKYPEVFFYTSTRDDRVHPGHARKMAAKMKDMGYSFFYYENTEGGHAGSSTNEQSAKSTAMTFSYLIMKLK; this is translated from the coding sequence ATGAAAAGAATTTTTTTATGCATTATTGCTATTATTGGAATGAGCAGTAATGTAAAAGCACAAGAAGATAAATATCTTTGGCTTGAAGAAGTAGACGGGAAAAAAGCTTTAGAATTTGTTAATGAACAAAGTAAAAAAACAGAAGCAAAATTAACTTCATCTCCTTACTACAAATCTATTTATGACAAATCCCTTGAAATTTATAACTCAACAGATCGTATTCCTTACCCAAGTATGTATGGCGATTATGTTTATAATTTCTGGAGAGATAAAGATCATGTTAGAGGTATTTGGAGAAGAACTCAAAAATCAAAATACCTTAACGGTGAACCAGAATGGGAAACGGTTTTAGACATTGATGCTTTATGTAAAAAAGATAATAAGAAATGGGTTTACAAAGGAGTTTCAGGTTTATATCCAACTTTTGACCGTTTCTTAATTCGTTTATCTAACGGAGGGGGAGACGCAGTGGTTATCAGAGAATATGATGTAAATAAAAAAGAGTTTATCAAAGACGGATTCTATATTCCAGAATCGAAAGGTAACGCGACTTATTTCGATAAAAACACACTAATTGTTTCTTCAAATTTTGGAGAAGGAACAATGACAACTTCTGGATACTCGAATCAAATAAAATTATGGAAACGAGGAACCTATTTAAAAAATGCAAAATTAATTTTTGAAGGAAAGCGTACTGATGTTCTTTCTACTGGTATTGTTTTTAGAGATGGTGATAAAAAATATATTGCTGCTTACAGATCTAAAACATTCTATACTCGTGAAATTAATATTTGGCATAAAGAAAAATTCGTTACTCTTGATATTCCAGAAAATGCCTCTTTTAATGCTCTTCTAAACGATCAAGCTGTTCTTAATTTGAAATCAGATTGGACCGTAAATGGAAAAACGTACAAGCAAGGAAGTATTATTAGTTTAAATTTCCCTGACTTACTAGAAGGAAAACATACAACGAGTTTAATTTATCAACCAAATGAGTTATCAAGTGTTTCTGGAGTTTCAACTACGAAAAACACATTACTCCTAAATGTTTTAAATGATGTAAATGGTGAATTATACATCTATAAATTCAACAATGGAAAATGGAATAAAGAGAAAGTAAACGCACCAAAACATGGAAGACTTTCGGTGTACTCTACAGATGAAACTAGCAATAATTACTTATTTAGTTTTGAGAACTTCTTAACACCAAGAACTGTGTATTATGCAAACGCAGATAATAACACTTTTAAAGCTTTTAAATCGCTTCCTTCTTATTTTAATAGTGAGAAGTATGAGATCAAACAGTTTAAAGTAAAATCTACAGATGGAACAATGGTACCTTATTTTGTAGTGCATGCAAAAAACATGGCTTTTGATGGTAGTAATCCAACATTAATTTCAGCTTACGGTGGATTTGAATCTTCTTCTTTACCGTTTTATTCTGCTAGTTATGGAGCAAATCTTTTAGACAATGGATTTGTATTCGTTTTAGCTAATATCCGAGGTGGTGGTGAATACGGACCAAAATGGCATCAAGCTGGATTAAAAGAAAAAAGACAAAATATTTATGACGACTTCCATTCGGTTGCAGAAGATTTAATTGCTAAAAAAATTACTTCTCCTAAACACTTAGGAATTCGTGGAGGAAGTAATGGTGGATTATTAGTTGGTGTTGCGTTTACACAACGTCCAGATCTATATAATGCTGTGATATGTGCAGTTCCATTATTAGATATGAAACGTTATAATAAATTACTTGCTGGAGCAAGTTGGATGGGTGAATATGGAAATCCAGACAAACCTGAGGAATGGGCATTTATTAAAAAATACTCACCTTACCACAACTTAAAACCTAACAAAAAATATCCAGAAGTATTCTTCTATACCTCTACTCGTGATGATAGAGTTCATCCAGGTCATGCCAGAAAAATGGCTGCAAAAATGAAAGACATGGGATACTCTTTCTTTTACTATGAAAATACAGAAGGAGGACATGCAGGATCTTCAACAAATGAGCAAAGTGCAAAATCGACTGCAATGACTTTTTCTTATTTGATAATGAAATTAAAATAA
- a CDS encoding helix-turn-helix transcriptional regulator yields MKPIKEIAFKSKKTNHGYFDLVSLEDILNLQPKDHNQFEHHKVAFYIIAIITNGKGIHSVNYKEYPYEKGTIFTLRKNNIHKFIKSNASGKFLIFTEDFIIQYADTYETLKLLQLFNEMLGSPKIQLNKSDYVEIEDTILQIESEFFNVKDDYSINIIRNLVQIIVLKLFRIKAKEIQNSENQNYYLKFLKLQELIEKECFESKKVSYYADKLGVTTKTLNNITQSIIDKPAKAFIDEIVILQIKRLLVSSNLSLTEIAYTAGFDLPTNFFKYFRKKTGQSPKEFKTSQEQ; encoded by the coding sequence ATGAAGCCAATAAAAGAAATAGCATTTAAAAGCAAGAAAACCAATCATGGTTATTTTGATCTTGTGAGTTTAGAAGACATCTTAAATCTCCAACCAAAAGATCATAATCAATTTGAACACCACAAAGTAGCTTTTTATATTATCGCTATCATCACCAATGGAAAAGGGATTCACTCCGTTAATTATAAGGAGTATCCATATGAAAAAGGCACCATTTTTACACTAAGAAAAAACAATATTCATAAGTTTATAAAGAGTAATGCATCAGGTAAATTTCTGATTTTTACCGAGGATTTCATCATTCAATATGCAGATACTTATGAAACTTTAAAATTGTTACAACTGTTTAATGAAATGTTAGGTTCTCCTAAAATTCAATTAAACAAATCAGATTATGTTGAAATTGAAGATACCATATTGCAAATTGAAAGTGAGTTTTTTAATGTAAAAGATGATTATTCTATAAACATTATTCGGAATTTAGTTCAAATTATTGTGTTGAAACTATTTAGAATAAAAGCAAAAGAAATCCAAAACTCTGAAAATCAAAATTATTACTTAAAATTCTTAAAACTCCAAGAACTCATTGAAAAAGAATGCTTTGAAAGCAAAAAAGTATCATACTACGCTGACAAATTGGGAGTTACTACCAAAACACTCAATAATATAACCCAAAGTATTATTGATAAGCCCGCCAAAGCCTTTATAGACGAAATTGTAATTCTACAAATTAAACGACTGTTAGTCAGTTCAAATTTATCTTTAACAGAAATCGCATATACCGCTGGTTTCGACCTTCCAACTAACTTCTTCAAATATTTCAGAAAAAAAACAGGACAATCTCCTAAGGAGTTTAAAACTTCACAAGAACAATAA
- a CDS encoding DUF4174 domain-containing protein → MKYYLLVFVIALCVSILPAQNLDLSKFEWKNRVLLTVSNSNSSSLASEQMTVFNLNAKGFKERKLILFEIQPERYRKFTFNDISSIKTDWKYSNKPYLKYKSKKARFKALLIGLDGGIKNTKTNKIFTQADLFAIIDGMPMRKRELRKKQ, encoded by the coding sequence ATGAAATATTATCTTTTAGTTTTTGTAATAGCTCTATGTGTTAGTATACTTCCTGCTCAAAACTTAGATTTATCTAAATTTGAATGGAAAAACAGAGTACTGCTTACTGTTTCTAATAGTAATTCTTCATCATTAGCATCAGAACAAATGACTGTATTCAATTTGAACGCTAAAGGATTTAAAGAACGAAAATTGATTCTGTTTGAAATTCAACCTGAACGCTATAGAAAATTTACTTTTAATGATATATCCAGTATCAAAACGGATTGGAAATATTCCAACAAACCGTATTTAAAATATAAATCAAAGAAGGCTAGATTTAAAGCTTTGCTCATAGGATTAGATGGAGGAATAAAGAATACAAAGACGAATAAAATATTTACTCAAGCGGACCTATTTGCTATTATTGATGGAATGCCAATGCGAAAAAGAGAACTAAGAAAAAAGCAATGA